The following proteins come from a genomic window of Saccharomyces mikatae IFO 1815 strain IFO1815 genome assembly, chromosome: 7:
- the PMC1 gene encoding calcium-transporting ATPase PMC1 (similar to Saccharomyces cerevisiae PMC1 (YGL006W); ancestral locus Anc_4.117), translating into MSRQDENSALLTDNTNNHPSYTESQYGGHDSYKVSKNQLSDLHNPKSIGSFIKLFGYETDSFFRYLKTDKNAGISLSEKADYRQTDRYKNYGDNSLPERKPKSFLQLVWAAFNDKTMQLLSVAAVVSFVLGLYELWVQPPQYDPEGNKIKQVDWIEGVAIMIAVLVVVLVSAANDYQKELQFAKLNKKKEDRKIIVIRNDQEILVSIHHVLVGDVISLQTGDVVPADCVMISGKCEADESSITGESNTIQKFPVDNSLKDFKKFNSNEGDFQNKPVDIGDVTEDGDKVADCMLISGSRVLSGLGRGVITSVGINSVYGQTMTSLNAEPESTPLQLHLSQLADNISVYGCVAAIILFLVLFIRYLFYIIPENGRFHDLDPAQKGSKFMNIFITSITVIVVAVPEGLPLAVTLALAFATTRMTQDGNLVRVLRSCETMGSATAICSDKTGTLTENIMSVVRGSLGDSKFNDSKSLPVSEQKKLNSKKVFEENCSSSLRNDLLANIVLNSTAFENRDFRRKDHDKNNSNTKVSRSSGFSSRWKSRLPFFKKTKKNNDQDQLFESVNKGKQEPFIGSKTETALLSLARLSLGLQAGELQDLRDQPMKKFDIEKIIQTVPFESSRKWAGLVVKYKEREGKKSFYRFFIKGAAEIVSKNCSYRRNSDGTLKEIDEEIRKQIDGEIKNLASDALRAISIAHRDFYECENWPPEQLRDKDSPNMAAHDLLLNNHTIENGLILDCLLGIQDPLRAGVKESVQQCQRAGVTVRMVTGDNLLTAKAIARNCSILSTDINSEAYYAMEGTEFRKLTKNERIRILPNLRVLARSSPEDKRLLVETLKGMGDVVAVTGDGTNDAPALKLADVGFSMGISGTEVAREASDIILMTDDFSAIVNAIKWGRCVSVSIKKFIQFQLIVNITAVILTFVSSVASSDETSVLTAVQLLWINLIMDTLAALALATDKPDPNIMDRKPKGRSTSLISVSTWKMILSQATLQLIVTFILHFYGPELFFDKHEDQITNHQQQQLNAMTFNAFVWLQFFTMLVSRKLDEGDGVSNWRERISETNLNFFQDLGRNYYFLTIMAIIGGCQVLIMFFGGAPFSIARQTKSMWITAILCGMLSLIMGVLVRMCPDEIALKVFPAAFIHKFKYVFGLEFLRKKHLGKNDDEEALLNESDTPESTAFY; encoded by the coding sequence atgtccAGGCAAGACGAGAATTCTGCTCTATTGACGGATAACACAAACAACCATCCATCATATACTGAAAGTCAGTATGGAGGCCACGATAGCTATAaggtttcaaaaaatcagcTTTCCGATCTTCATAACCCTAAATCAATAGGATCGTTTATCAAACTATTTGGCTATGAAACTGACAGTTTTTTCAgatatttgaaaacagATAAGAACGCAGgtatttctctttcagaAAAAGCCGATTATCGCCAGACAGACCGTTATAAGAATTATGGTGATAATTCTCTTCCCgaaagaaaaccaaagtCTTTTTTACAGTTGGTATGGGCTGCTTTCAATGATAAAACAATGCAATTGTTGTCGGTGGCAGCCgttgtttcttttgtcCTAGGTCTATATGAATTGTGGGTGCAACCCCCACAGTATGATCCAGAAGGtaataaaatcaaacaagTTGACTGGATAGAAGGTGTTGCCATCATGATAGCGGTCCTTGTAGTAGTTCTAGTTAGTGCTGCCAACGATTACCAAAAGGAGTTACAATTTGCAAaactaaataaaaagaaggaagatCGTAAAATTATAGTTATTAGAAATGATCAAGAAATACTAGTTTCCATTCACCATGTCTTAGTTGGTGATGTCATTTCATTACAAACTGGTGATGTTGTTCCCGCTGATTGCGTTATGATATCGGGAAAGTGCGAAGCAGATGAATCTTCCATCACTGGTGAATCGAACACAATACAGAAATTTCCGGTCGATAACTCACTAAaagatttcaagaaattcaatTCGAATGAAGGCGACTTCCAGAACAAGCCAGTAGATATAGGTGACGTAACCGAAGATGGTGACAAGGTTGCCGATTGTATGTTAATCTCCGGTTCCAGAGTCTTATCCGGTTTGGGTAGAGGTGTTATCACTTCCGTAGGTATAAATTCGGTTTATGGTCAAACTATGACTTCGTTAAATGCCGAGCCTGAAAGTACTCCATTACAGTTGCATCTGAGCCAGTTGGCTGACAACATTTCCGTTTACGGTTGTGTGGCTGCTATCATCCTTTTCTTGGTCCTTTTCATCAGATActtgttttatataatacCTGAGAATGGTAGATTCCATGATTTGGATCCTGCTCAAAAGGGTTCCAAGTTtatgaatattttcatcacTTCCATTACCGTTATTGTAGTAGCTGTTCCAGAAGGTTTGCCATTAGCAGTGACTTTAGCTTTAGCATTTGCAACAACAAGGATGACTCAAGATGGAAATTTAGTAAGGGTTTTGAGAAGCTGTGAAACTATGGGATCTGCTACTGCTATATGTTCTGATAAAACTGGTACCTTAACAGAAAATATCATGAGCGTCGTCCGTGGCTCCTTGGGTGATTCTAAATTTAATGATAGTAAGTCGTTGCCTGTAAGCgaacaaaaaaagctgAATTCTAAGAAagtctttgaagaaaactgTTCGTCATCTTTAAGAAATGATCTACTAGCCAATATTGTTTTAAACTCCACGGCCTTTGAAAATAGAGATTTTAGAAGAAAGGATcatgataaaaataattccAATACAAAGGTCTCAAGAAGTTCCGGTTTCTCTAGCAGATGGAAATCTAGACTACCTTTTTTTAAGAAAactaagaaaaataatgatcaAGATCAACTATTCGAAAGCGTCAACAAAGGGAAACAAGAACCTTTTATCGGCTCGAAAACTGAAACAGCGTTACTTAGTTTGGCAAGGTTATCTTTAGGGTTACAAGCTGGAGAATTACAGGATTTGAGAGACCAAccaatgaaaaagtttGACATCGagaaaattattcaaacGGTTCCATTTGAGAGTTCTCGCAAATGGGCTGGTTTAGTGGTAAAATACAAGGAACGCGAAGGTAAAAAGTCATTCTatagatttttcattaaaggTGCCGCCGAAATTGTTTCCAAAAACTGTTCATATAGGAGGAATTCTGATGGTACCTTAAAGGAAATCGATGAAGAGATTAGAAAACAAATTGATggtgaaatcaaaaatctTGCATCTGATGCTCTAAGAGCAATTAGCATTGCGCACAGAGACTTCTATGAATGTGAAAATTGGCCTCCTGAGCAACTGCGCGATAAGGACTCACCAAACATGGCCGCGCATGATTTGTTATTGAATAATCACACTATTGAAAACGGTTTAATTCTAGATTGTTTACTCGGTATTCAAGACCCATTACGCGCCGGTGTCAAGGAGTCGGTTCAACAGTGCCAACGAGCTGGTGTAACTGTACGTATGGTGACTGGCGACAACTTATTAACAGCAAAAGCTATTGCAAGAAATTGTAGTATTCTTTCTACTGATATTAACTCTGAAGCTTACTACGCCATGGAAGGCACAGAGTTTAGgaaattaacaaaaaatgaacgTATAAGAATCCTACCAAATTTAAGAGTCCTGGCAAGGTCTTCACCAGAGGATAAAAGGTTATTGGTAGAAACGTTGAAAGGAATGGGGGACGTTGTTGCAGTCACTGGTGATGGTACAAACGATGCTCCAGCTTTAAAATTAGCCGATGTAGGTTTTTCAATGGGTATTTCTGGTACGGAAGTTGCTAGAGAAGCCTCTGATATCATTTTAATGACGGATGATTTTTCTGCTATTGTCAACGCCATTAAATGGGGTAGGTGTGTGTCAGTTTCCataaaaaagttcattCAGTTTCAGTTGATTGTTAATATCACTGCAGTGATTTTAacatttgtttcttctgttGCATCCAGCGATGAAACATCGGTATTGACGGCGGTACAACTATTATGGATCAATTTAATCATGGATACTTTAGCAGCCTTAGCTTTAGCAACTGATAAACCTGATCCAAATATCATGGACAGAAAACCTAAAGGTCGCTCAACATCTTTGATTTCTGTTTCAACTTGGAAGATGATTCTATCACAAGCCACATTGCAATTAATTGTTACTTTTATTCTACATTTTTATGGACCagagttattttttgacaagCATGAAGATCAAATAACGAATCACCAACAGCAACAATTAAACGCCATGACATTCAATGCCTTTGTTTGGTTGCAATTTTTCACCATGTTAGTATCGAGAAAGTTAGATGAAGGTGATGGTGTGTCAAATTGGAGAGAAAGGATTTCTGAGACCaatttaaattttttccaagacTTGGGTagaaattattattttctcaCAATCATGGCCATTATTGGTGGTTGTCAAGTCTTGATAATGTTTTTCGGCGGTGCTCCATTTTCGATTGCTAGACAAACGAAGTCAATGTGGATAACTGCTATACTGTGTGGCATGTTGTCCCTAATCATGGGTGTACTAGTAAGGATGTGCCCCGACGAAATAGCATTGAAGGTATTTCCAGCTGCTTTCATTCACAAATTTAAGTACGTATTTGGACTTGAGTTCCTTAGGAAAAAACATCTGGGAAAaaatgacgatgaagaagcaCTATTGAACGAATCCGATACTCCAGAATCCACCGCCTTTTACTAA
- the BRP1 gene encoding Brp1p (similar to Saccharomyces cerevisiae BRP1 (YGL007W)), giving the protein MSKRPREIFHDGKGRKKPERHMDNILRMPIPVRSLSKASRPGTAALGNRDAIAREFTKFSQEFLRPYAAGSKFEVWVYSCGNYRRISVSRLGLFSNYRKQTRKLSDVWVSSALPCLYFSVSGSMFCFRRPAW; this is encoded by the coding sequence atGAGCAAACGGCCTCGAGAGATTTTTCATGATGGAAAAGGAAGGAAAAAACCCGAAAGGCATATGGATAACATTCTGAGAATGCCTATTCCTGTCAGAAGCTTGTCAAAGGCCTCGAGGCCGGGAACTGCCGCATTGGGAAATAGAGATGCAATTGCGCGCGAGTTTACGAAATTCTCGCAGGAGTTTCTCCGGCCATATGCGGCTGGTTCTAAGTTTGAGGTATGGGTCTATAGCTGCGGTAATTATCGCCGGATCTCCGTATCGAGACTGggtttgttttcaaattaCCGGAAACAGACGAGAAAACTAAGCGATGTGTGGGTGTCTTCGGCATTGCCTTGTTTATATTTCTCCGTTTCAGGAAGCATGTTTTGTTTTCGCCGTCCAGCGTGGTGA
- the PMA1 gene encoding H(+)-exporting P2-type ATPase PMA1 (similar to Saccharomyces cerevisiae PMA1 (YGL008C); ancestral locus Anc_4.115): MTDTSSSSSSSSSASSVSAHQPTQEKPAKTFDDAGSESSDDDDIDALIEELQSNHGLDDEDSEDDGPVAAGEARPVPEEYLQTDPSYGLTSDEVVHRRKKYGLNQMADEKESLVVKFVMFFVGPIQFVMEAAAILAAGLSDWVDFGVICGLLMLNAGVGFIQEFQAGSIVDELKKTLANTAVVIRDGQLVEIPANEVVPGDILQLEDGTIIPTDGRIVTEDCFLQIDQSAITGESLAVDKHYGDQTFSSSTVKRGEGFMVVTATGDNTFVGRAAALVNKAAGGQGHFTEVLNGIGIILLVLVVVTLLLVWTACFYRTNGIVRILRYTLGITIIGVPVGLPAVVTTTMAVGAAYLAKKQAIVQKLSAIESLAGVEILCSDKTGTLTKNKLSLHEPYTVEGVSPDDLMLTACLAASRKKKGLDAIDKAFLKSLKQYPKAKDALTKYKVLEFHPFDPVSKKVTAVVESPEGERIVCVKGAPLFVLKTVEEDHPIPEDVHENYENKVAELASRGFRALGVARKRGEGHWEILGVMPCMDPPRDDTAQTVSEARHLGLRVKMLTGDAVGIAKETCRQLGLGTNIYNAERLGLGGGGDMPGSELADFVENADGFAEVFPQHKYRVVEILQNRGYLVAMTGDGVNDAPSLKKADTGIAVEGATDAARSAADIVFLAPGLSAIIDALKTSRQIFHRMYSYVVYRIALSLHLEIFLGLWIAILDNSLNIDLIVFIAIFADVATLAIAYDNAPYSPKPVKWNLPRLWGMSIILGIILAVGSWITLTTMFLPKGGIIQNFGALNGIMFLQISLTENWLIFITRAAGPFWSSIPSWQLAGAVFAVDIIATMFTLFGWWSENWTDIVTVVRVWVWSIGIFCVLGGFYYEMSTSEAFDRVMNGKPMKEKKSTRSVEDFMAAMQRVSTQHEKET, from the coding sequence ATGACTGATACatcatcctcttcatcatcatcatcatcagcaTCTTCAGTTTCAGCTCATCAGCCAACTCAAGAAAAGCCTGCTAAGACTTTCGATGATGCTGGATCTGAATCATCTGACGATGACGATATCGATGCTTTAATCGAAGAACTACAATCTAATCACGGTCTTGACGATGAAGACAGTGAGGACGATGGTCCAGTTGCCGCCGGTGAAGCTAGACCAGTTCCAGAAGAATACTTACAAACCGACCCATCTTACGGTTTAACTTCCGATGAAGTTGTAcacagaagaaagaagtacGGTTTAAATCAAATGGCTGACGAAAAAGAATCTTTGGTTGTTAAGTTCGTCATGTTCTTTGTCGGTCCAATTCAATTCGTTATGGAAGCTGCTGCTATTTTAGCTGCCGGTTTGTCCGATTGGGTCGATTTCGGTGTTATCTGTGGTTTGTTAATGTTAAACGCTGGTGTTGGTTTCATTCAAGAATTCCAAGCCGGTTCCATTGTCgatgaattgaagaagactTTGGCCAACACTGCTGTTGTTATCAGAGACGGTCAATTAGTTGAAATTCCAGCTAACGAAGTCGTCCCAGGTGATATTTTGCAATTAGAAGATGGTACTATTATTCCAACTGATGGTCGTATCGTCACTGAAGACTGTTTCTTGCAAATCGATCAATCTGCTATTACTGGTGAATCTTTGGCTGTCGACAAACATTACGGTGACCAaactttctcttcttccaCTGTTAAGAGAGGTGAAGGTTTCATGGTTGTTACTGCTACCGGTGACAACACTTTCGTTGGTAGAGCTGCCGCTTTGGTTAACAAAGCTGCTGGTGGTCAAGGTCATTTCACTGAAGTTTTGAACGGTATTGGtattatcttattagtttTGGTCGTTGTCACTTTGTTGTTGGTCTGGACTGCTTGTTTCTACAGAACTAACGGTATTGTTAGAATCTTGAGATACACTCTAGGTATTACCATTATTGGTGTTCCAGTTGGTTTGCCAGCTGTCGTTACCACTACTATGGCTGTCGGTGCTGCTTACTTGGCTAAGAAGCAGGCtattgttcaaaaattgtCTGCTATTGAATCCTTGGCTGGTGTCGAAATTTTGTGTTCCGACAAGACCGGTACTTTGACCAAGAACAAGTTGTCTTTGCACGAACCATACACTGTTGAAGGTGTTTCTCCAGATGACTTGATGTTGACTGCTTGTTTGGCTGCTTctagaaagaagaagggtTTGGATGCTATTGATAAGGCTTTCTTGAAATCTTTGAAGCAATATCCAAAGGCTAAAGATGCTTTGACCAAGTACAAGGTTTTGGAATTCCACCCATTTGACCCTGTCTCTAAAAAGGTTActgctgttgttgaatCCCCAGAAGGTGAAAGAATTGTTTGTGTTAAGGGTGCTCCATTATTCGTCTTAAAGACTGTCGAAGAAGACCACCCAATCCCAGAAGATGTCCATGAAAACTACGAAAACAAGGTTGCTGAATTGGCTTCTAGAGGGTTCCGTGCTTTAGGTGTTGCTAGAAAGAGAGGTGAAGGTCACTGGGAAATCTTGGGTGTTATGCCATGTATGGATCCACCAAGAGACGATACCGCTCAAACTGTTAGTGAAGCTAGACATTTAGGTTTAAGAGTTAAGATGTTAACTGGTGATGCTGTTGGTATCGCTAAGGAAACTTGTAGACAATTAGGTTTGGGTACCAACATTTACAACGCTGAAAGATTAGGTCTAGGTGGCGGTGGTGACATGCCAGGTTCTGAATTAGCTGACTTTGTTGAAAACGCCGATGGTTTCGCTGAAGTTTTCCCACAACATAAATACAGAGTTGTTGAAATCTTGCAAAACAGAGGTTATTTGGTTGCTATGACTGGTGATGGTGTTAACGATGCTCCATCTTTGAAGAAGGCTGATACTGGTATTGCTGTCGAAGGTGCTACTGATGCTGCCAGATCTGCCGCtgatattgttttcttggCTCCTGGTCTATCTGCTATTATTGATGCTTTGAAGACTTCCAGACAAATTTTCCACAGAATGTACTCCTACGTTGTCTACCGTATTGCTTTGTCCTTACATTTGGAAATCTTCTTGGGTCTATGGATTGCTATCTTGGATAACTCTTTGAACATtgatttgattgttttcattGCTATTTTCGCTGATGTTGCTACCTTGGCTATCGCTTACGATAATGCTCCATACTCTCCAAAGCCAGTTAAGTGGAACCTACCAAGATTATGGGGTATGTCCATTATCTTAGGTATCATTTTGGCTGTCGGTTCATGGATTACTTTGACCACTATGTTCCTACCAAAGGGTGGTATCATCCAAAACTTTGGTGCTTTGAACGGTATTATGTTCTTGCAAATTTCCTTGACTGAGAACTGGTTGATTTTCATCACCAGAGCTGCTGGTCCATTCTGGTCTTCTATTCCATCATGGCAATTAGCTGGTGCCGTCTTCGCCGTCGACATCATTGCTACCATGTTTACCTTATTCGGTTGGTGGTCTGAAAACTGGACTGATATTGTTACTGTTGTCCGTGTCTGGGTCTGGTCCATTGGTATCTTCTGTGTCTTGGGTGGTTTCTACTACGAAATGTCCACTTCTGAAGCTTTCGACAGAGTTATGAACGGTAAGCCaatgaaggaaaagaagtcTACCAGAAGTGTCGAAGACTTCATGGCCGCTATGCAAAGAGTTTCTACTCAACACGAAAAGGAAACCTAA
- the CDH1 gene encoding Cdh1p (similar to Saccharomyces cerevisiae CDH1 (YGL003C); ancestral locus Anc_4.122) — MSTNLNPFMNNTPSSSPLKGSESKRVSKRPISNSSSASLLSSPSRRSRPSTVYGDRYIPNRTDIDLNSIVSISSMASVPALNPSSTEDQVEYQKERQAHETYNTLLKNELFGEMLSKDTVGPESSIDRIKNTRPSTRGNVHTENSNNYGYELERVSTPPPEGASSEEFSPHSTPATPRRLFTAQQDEVMRPSSNSVRGASLLSYQQRKGRKLSAASLLQSQFFDSMSPVRPDSKQLLLSPGKQFRQIAKVPYRVLDAPSLADDFYYSLIDWSSTDVLAVALGKSIFLTDNNTGDVVHLCDTENEYTSLSWIGAGSHLAVGQGNGLVEIYDVMKRKCIRTLSGHVDRVACLSWNNHVLTSGSRDHRILHRDVRMPDPFFETIESHTQEVCGLKWNVIDNKLASGGNDNMVHVYEGTSKSPILTFDEHKAAVKAMAWSPHKRGILATGGGTADRRLKIWNVNTSTKLSDIDSGSQICNMVWSKNTNELVTSHGYSKYNLTLWDCSSMDPIAILKGHSFRVLHLTLSHDGTTVVSGAGDETLRYWKLFDKPKAKVQPNSLIFDAFNQIR; from the coding sequence ATGTCCACAAACTTGAACCCGTTCATGAATAACACGCCTTCTTCCTCCCCACTCAAGGGTTCTGAAAGCAAGAGGGTATCGAAACGGCCGATATCCAATTCGTCATCTGCTTCACTATTATCCTCTCCCTCCAGGCGATCGAGGCCATCCACAGTATATGGTGACAGGTATATTCCGAATAGAACAGATATAGATTTAAATTCCATCGTTTCGATCAGTAGTATGGCAAGCGTTCCAGCCCTTAATCCATCAAGCACAGAAGATCAAGTTGAGTACCAAAAGGAAAGACAAGCACATGAAACATACAACACCTTGCTGAAGAATGAGCTTTTCGGTGAAATGCTAAGTAAGGATACAGTAGGCCCAGAAAGTAGTATAGATCGTATTAAGAATACGAGGCCATCTACTAGGGGCAATGTACACACAGAGAATTCGAATAATTACGGTTATGAACTAGAACGAGTTTCGACTCCACCTCCCGAAGGGGCCAGTTCAGAAGAATTCTCGCCACACTCTACACCAGCTACTCCTCGACGTCTTTTCACCGCACAACAAGATGAAGTGATGAGGCCTTCAAGCAATTCGGTTAGAGGGGCCAGTTTGTTGTCCTATCAGCAACGCAAAGGCAGAAAATTATCTGCGGCCTCTTTGCTACAATcacaattttttgattcgATGTCACCAGTTAGGCCAGATTCTAAACAACTATTGCTGTCGCCTGGAAAGCAATTCAGACAAATAGCGAAAGTCCCTTATAGGGTTTTAGATGCCCCGTCATTAGCAGACGATTTCTACTATAGTTTGATAGACTGGTCAAGCACTGATGTTTTGGCAGTTGCTCTTGGGAAATCAATATTTCTAACAGATAACAACACGGGAGATGTTGTACACTTATGTGACACGGAGAACGAATATACGAGCTTAAGCTGGATAGGAGCAGGCTCTCATCTAGCAGTAGGCCAAGGAAATGGACTTGTAGAGATTTATGatgtaatgaaaagaaaatgtatCAGAACCTTGTCGGGGCATGTAGACCGCGTGGCGTGTTTATCTTGGAATAATCATGTTCTGACATCTGGAAGTAGGGATCACCGAATACTGCATAGAGATGTGAGAATGCCAGatcctttttttgaaactatAGAATCGCATACTCAGGAAGTTTGCGGCCTAAAGTGGAACGTAATAGACAATAAGCTTGCTTCAGGTGGTAACGATAATATGGTGCATGTTTACGAGGGAACGTCAAAATCTCCAATTTTGACATTCGATGAACATAAGGCCGCTGTTAAGGCAATGGCCTGGTCTCCTCACAAAAGGGGAATATTGGCTACTGGTGGTGGTACGGCAGATCGAAGATTAAAAATCTGGAATGTTAATACTTCAACAAAATTGAGTGATATAGATAGTGGTTCACAAATATGTAATATGGTGTGGTCGAAAAATACCAACGAGCTCGTGACATCCCATGGTTACTCAAAATACAACTTAACTTTATGGGACTGTAGCTCCATGGACCCAATTGCAATTCTAAAGGGACATAGTTTTAGAGTTCTGCATTTGACATTGTCCCACGATGGAACCACAGTGGTTTCCGGGGCTGGAGACGAAACATTACGATATTGGAAGCTTTTTGATAAACCAAAAGCGAAAGTACAGCCGAATTCATTAATATTCGATGCATTTAATCAGATCCGTTAG
- the RPN14 gene encoding Rpn14p (similar to Saccharomyces cerevisiae RPN14 (YGL004C); ancestral locus Anc_4.119), protein MSKLITVAHIQYDFEAVLENDNENDDQFYINVDKNMNEIEEHKIIVLANKRGIDAGKGNAFKKIDTHLYKARLDEQDFLFNTIKRDCSKMLKSANYTAVDTIRTQMRRFILGTTEGDIKVLDSNFNLEREISQAHVGEITKLNFFPSGEALISGSQDMRLKIWAVRDGSNPRTLTGHKATITDIAIIDRGRNVLSASLDGTIRLWECGTAATIHTFNRKENPYDGVNSIALFAGAEKQSLGVPTLKKNDLEFGTFGKYVIAGHVSGVITIHDVFSKEQTMQLPSKFISPCNSLAIDVNNVNYVYAGYENGMLAQWDLRSPERPVDEFLISEGIPINNIHFAAGALFVSSGHDTSIKLDIISDPKSERPVIGFETPTFLVSNDDEVRQFCFLLDNESKGEMVEVGKYNFCALYNLNDP, encoded by the coding sequence ATGAGTAAGCTTATCACAGTTGCTCATATCCAGTATGATTTTGAAGCTGTTCTAGAAAacgataatgaaaatgatgatcaGTTTTACATTAATGTTGACAAAAACATGAACGAAATCGAGGAGCACAAAATAATAGTATTAGCAAATAAAAGGGGCATAGATGCAGGCAAAGGGAATGCATTCAAAAAGATAGACACCCATTTATACAAAGCGCGACTGGATGAGcaagattttttattcaataCTATCAAAAGAGATTGTTCAAAGATGCTCAAGAGCGCGAATTATACTGCTGTAGATACAATTAGAACTCAAATGAGACGGTTTATCCTAGGCACTACAGAAGGTGATATTAAAGTATTGGATTCGAATTTTAAtttagaaagagaaattagTCAAGCTCACGTTGGTGAAATAACAAAACtaaatttctttccaagCGGTGAGGCTTTGATATCTGGCTCTCAAGATATGCGTTTGAAAATTTGGGCAGTAAGAGATGGCTCAAATCCTCGCACATTAACTGGACATAAGGCAACAATCACAGATATTGCCATAATAGACAGAGGAAGGAATGTACTTTCTGCCTCATTGGATGGTACAATTCGTCTATGGGAATGTGGTACAGCAGCAACGATTCACACATTcaacagaaaagaaaatcctTATGATGGTGTGAATAGCATAGCCTTGTTCGCGGGGGCAGAAAAACAATCACTTGGGGTTCCTACTCTCAAGAAGAATGATTTAGAGTTTGGAACATTTGGAAAATATGTTATTGCTGGCCATGTGTCTGGTGTTATTACTATACACGATGTTTTTTCTAAAGAGCAAACTATGCAACTTCCAAGCAAGTTCATATCTCCATGTAATTCATTGGCAATTGACGTAAATAATGTAAACTATGTTTACGCCGGATATGAGAATGGAATGTTGGCTCAGTGGGATCTAAGATCACCAGAACGCCCAGTTGATGAGTTTCTTATTAGTGAGGGCATTCCAATAAACAATATTCACTTTGCTGCAGGAGCTTTGTTTGTCTCTTCTGGACATGACACCAGCATTAAGCTTGACATCATTTCAGACCCAAAAAGTGAACGGCCCGTTATTGGATTTGAAACGCCCACCTTTTTAGTCTCCAATGACGATGAAGTTAGGCAattctgttttcttcttgataaTGAATCAAAGGGAGAAATGGTTGAAGTTGGAAAATACAACTTCTGTGCTTTATATAACTTAAATGATCCATAa
- the COG7 gene encoding Golgi transport complex subunit COG7 (similar to Saccharomyces cerevisiae COG7 (YGL005C); ancestral locus Anc_4.118) gives MADLTVADDDDILSMFFDEEFVPHAFVDILLSNALNEDQIQTQSVSSLLLTRLDFYTKNLTKELENTIWNLNKLSQTLPRTWVSTKYHEESVKDDFPLYSNELLRSSKLEYYLDTLASAVRALETGMQNVTERLGEIDQENDDNISVRQQLQSLMLIKERIEKVIYYLEQIKTVTNISATSENENATNVGTDLSISDFRTSLKALEHTIDESLSLAIDNEAKDETNTDLIRRIDSLSEMKSLFKGLDKFFAEYATFSESIKLKAQSYLSTKDTNEELIS, from the coding sequence ATGGCAGACTTGACAGTTGCGgatgatgacgatattTTGAGTATGTTTTTTGACGAGGAATTCGTTCCTCATGCATTTGTTGATATACTTTTGTCAAACGCTTTGAACGAAGACCAAATTCAAACGCAATCTGTATCCTCACTGCTATTAACCAGGCTAGACTTTTACACGAAGAACCTTACGaaggaattggaaaataCTATATGGAATTTGAACAAATTATCTCAAACACTTCCAAGAACCTGGGTATCAACCAAATACCACGAAGAATCAGTAAAGGATGATTTTCCGCTCTATTCGAATGAATTGTTAAGATCGTCTAAGCTTGAATATTACTTGGATACTTTGGCAAGTGCTGTAAGAGCATTAGAAACAGGAATGCAGAATGTGACTGAAAGACTGGGTGAAATagatcaagaaaatgatgataatatcagTGTTAGACAACAACTACAAAGTTTAATGctaatcaaagaaagaattgaaaaagtgaTATACTATCTAGAACAAATCAAAACAGTTACAAATATTTCGGCGACGagtgaaaatgaaaatgcaACTAACGTAGGCACAGATCTTTCAATAAGCGATTTTAGAACATCATTGAAAGCGTTAGAGCATACAATTGATGAGTCGTTAAGTTTGGCGATCGACAACGAAGCTAAAGATGAAACGAATACGGATCTAATAAGAAGAATTGACTCACTTTCTGAAATGAAAAGCCTGTTTAAAGGTCTAGATAAGTTCTTTGCTGAATATGCTACTTTTTCAGAGAGCATAAAACTGAAAGCACAAAGTTATTTATCAACCAAGGATACTAATGAAGAGCTAATATCGTGA